The following are encoded in a window of Gossypium arboreum mitochondrion, complete genome genomic DNA:
- the nad4 gene encoding NADH dehydrogenase subunit 4, translating to MLEHFCECYSDLSGPILCPVLGSITPLFIPNSRIRLIRLIGLCASFITFLYSPVPRIQFDPSTAKSQFVESLRWLPYENINFFLGIDGISLFFVILTTFLIPICILVGWSGMRSYGKEYITASLIREFLMIAVFRMLDLLLFYVFPESVPIPMFIIGVWGSRQRKIKAAYQFFLYTLLGSVFMLLAILLILLQTGTTDLQISLTTEFSERRQIFLWIASFASFAVKVPMVPVHIWLPEAHVEAPTAGSVILAGIPLKLGTYGFLRFSIPMFPEATLCFTPFIYTLSAIAIIYTSLTTSRQIDLKKIIAYSSVAHMNLVTIGMFSRANIQGIGGSIPPMLSHGLVSSALFLCVGVLYDRHKTRLVRYYGGLVSTMPNLSTIFFSFTLANMSSPGTSSFIGEFLILVGAFQRNSLVATLAALGMILGAAYSLWLYNRVVSGNLKPDFLHKFSDSNGREVSIFIPFLVGVVWMGVHPKVFPDCMHTSVSNLVQHGKFH from the exons ATGTTAGAACATTTCTGTGAATGCTATTCTGATCTAAGTGGTCCTATTCTGTGTCCCGTGCTAGGAAGCATTACTCCTCTTTTCATTCCAAATTCAAGAATACGACTGATACGATTGATTGGTCTGTGTGCCTCTTTTATTACTTTTTTGTATTCTCCTGTTCCTCGGATACAATTCGATCCTTCTACGGCCAAATCTCAATTTGTGGAAAGCCTTCGATGGCTTCCTTATGAAAACATCAATTTTTTTTTGGGTATAGACGGTATCTCTTTATTCTTCGTGATATTGACCACATTTCTGATCCCTATTTGCATTTTGGTGGGTTGGTCTGGTATGAGAAGTTATGGGAAAGAGTATATTACAGCATCTCTAATTCGTGAATTTCTAATGATCGCCGTGTTCCGCATGCTGGATCTTCTACTATTCTATGTTTTTCCCGAAAGCGTGCCAATCCCTATGTT TATTATAGGGGTATGGGGTTCGAGACAAAGAAAGATCAAGGCAGCATATCAGTTTTTCCTTTATACTTTACTTGGATCTGTTTTTATGCTATTAGCTATTCTGTTGATTCTTCTCCAAACAGGAACCACCGATTTACAAATATCATTAACCACAGAATTTAGTGAGCGGCGCCAAATCTTTCTATGGATTGCTTCTTTCGCCTCTTTCGCCGTCAAAGTGCCTATGGTACCTGTTCATATTTGGTTACCCGAAGCTCATGTAGAGGCACCTACGGCAGGATCCGTCATCTTGGCAGGAATTCCTTTAAAATTAGGAACCTACGGGTTTTTAAGATTTTCAATACCCATGTTTCCCGAAGCGACACTTTGTTTTACTCCTTTCATTTATACTTTAAGCGCGATTGCTATAATATATACTTCCTTGACCACTTCAAGACAGATCGATCTTAAGAAGATCATTGCTTACTCCTCAGTAGCCCATATGAATCTGGTGACTATTGGTATGTTTAGTCGGG CGAACATACAGGGAATTGGAGGTAGCATTCCACCGATGTTAAGTCATGGACTGGTTTCTTCAGCCCTTTTTCTATGTGTTGGTGTTCTATATGACCGACATAAGACTCGACTTGTTAGATATTACGGAGGTTTAGTGAGCACCATGCCGAATCTCTCTACCATTTTCTTTTCTTTTACTTTGGCCAATATGAGTTCACCTGGTACTAGCAGCTTTATCGGGGAATTTCTCATCTTAGTAGGAGCTTTCCAAAGAAATAGCTTAGTAGCCACATTAGCCGCGCTTGGGATGATTTTAGGCGCGGCGTATTCCCTTTGGCTATATAATCGTGTGGTTTCTGGAAATTTAAAACCCGATTTCCTCCATAAATTCTCCGATTCAAATGGCAGAGAAGTTTCTATATTTATACCTTTTCTTGTTGGAG TTGTTTGGATGGGTGTTCACCCCAAAGTGTTCCCGGACTGCATGCATACATCCGTAAGTAACTTAGTGCAACATGGCAAATTTCATTGA
- the nad9 gene encoding NADH dehydrogenase subunit 9: MDNQFIFKYSWETFPKKWVKKMERSEHGNRSDTNTDYLFQLLCFLKLHTYTRVQVSIDICGVDHPSRKRRFEVVYNLLSTRYNSRIRVQTSADEVTRISPVVSIFPSAGRWEREVWDMFGVSSINHPDLRRISTDYGFEGHPLRKDLPLSGYVEVRYDDPEKRVVSEPIEMTQEFRYFDFASPWEQRSDG; the protein is encoded by the coding sequence ATGGATAACCAATTCATTTTCAAATATAGTTGGGAGACTTTCCCCAAGAAATGGGTAAAAAAAATGGAAAGATCGGAACATGGGAATAGATCTGATACCAATACAGACTACCTATTTCAATTGTTGTGCTTTCTAAAATTGCATACCTATACAAGGGTTCAAGTTTCGATCGATATTTGCGGAGTTGATCATCCCTCTCGAAAACGAAGATTTGAAGTGGTCTATAATTTACTGAGTACTCGGTATAACTCACGCATTCGTGTACAAACCAGTGCAGACGAAGTAACACGAATATCCCCGGTAGTAAGTATATTTCCATCAGCCGGCCGGTGGGAGCGAGAAGTTTGGGATATGTTTGGTGTTTCTTCCATCAATCATCCGGATCTACGCCGTATATCAACAGATTATGGTTTCGAGGGTCATCCATTACGAAAAGACCTTCCTCTGAGTGGATATGTGGAAGTACGCTATGATGATCCAGAGAAACGTGTGGTTTCTGAACCCATTGAGATGACCCAAGAATTTCGCTATTTTGATTTTGCCAGTCCTTGGGAACAGCGTAGCGACGGATAA
- the mttB gene encoding transport membrane protein (start codon not determined), whose translation ITHIYISYEFHFASETILGEVRIRSVRILIGLGLTWFTRYWFPEELISSLAKPFLTLPLDSYFVCTQLTEAFPTYVATSSIACSYFVFPLISYQIWCFLIPSCYGEQRTKYNRFLHLSGSRFSLFLFLTPPRVVPNVWHFPYFVGATSTNSLMIKLQPKIYDHIMLTVRISFIPSVCSQVPVIVIRLPEPRGLSVETFTNNRRFLMVFSLFTAALSTPPDIWCQIVARFLISLIIELAIFVASIVQVREEGWTSGMRESGSIDKKD comes from the coding sequence ATTACTCATATATATATATCCTATGAATTTCATTTTGCATCGGAAACTATTCTAGGAGAAGTTCGAATCCGTTCCGTTCGGATATTGATCGGTCTTGGTTTGACATGGTTTACGCGTTACTGGTTCCCGGAAGAGTTAATATCTTCATTAGCTAAACCCTTTCTTACCCTGCCTTTGGACTCGTATTTTGTTTGTACACAATTAACGGAGGCCTTCCCGACATATGTTGCAACGTCTTCAATAGCATGCTCTTACTTCGTCTTTCCTTTAATAAGTTATCAAATTTGGTGCTTTTTGATCCCCAGTTGCTATGGAGAACAAAGGACGAAATACAATCGATTCCTCCATTTAAGTGGTTCTCGCTTCTCCTTGTTCCTGTTCCTAACTCCTCCCCGGGTAGTTCCCAATGTTTGGCACTTTCCATACTTCGTGGGTGCAACATCAACAAATTCGCTCATGATCAAGTTACAACCTAAGATCTATGACCATATTATGTTAACTGTTCGTATTTCGTTCATTCCATCGGTATGCTCCCAGGTACCTGTAATTGTGATCCGTTTGCCAGAACCAAGGGGTCTTTCTGTGGAAACCTTCACGAACAATCGTCGTTTTTTGATGGTTTTTTCGCTTTTCACAGCAGCTCTTTCCACACCTCCGGATATCTGGTGCCAAATCGTCGCCCGTTTCCTTATTTCTTTGATAATAGAGTTGGCTATCTTTGTGGCATCGATTGTACAAGTTCGTGAAGAGGGCTGGACGAGTGGAATGAGGGAGAGCGGCTCGATCGACAAAAAAGATTAG